In Miscanthus floridulus cultivar M001 chromosome 5, ASM1932011v1, whole genome shotgun sequence, one genomic interval encodes:
- the LOC136450896 gene encoding protein DMP7-like has protein sequence MAEKEECKVLIDQASNDVADAPRVEDEDDEDDDSWSFIVLLNLVLGGTARLNVLLPTATILAFAIFAPLLTDDGKCTRLNRILTAAFVVLCAASCVFFTLTDSFRSASGRLRYGVATPTGIRTFCGGHRRKGPREPERYRLRWSDLFHTTLALVAFVTFTASHHDVVMCYYPSVPRKVVNTVPLVIGFVVSLLFVLFPSRRRGIGYPFLLRTDLVYLRR, from the coding sequence ATGGCGGAGAAGGAAGAATGCAAGGTCCTCATCGACCAAGCCAGCAACGATGTCGCAGATGCACCACGCGTCGAAGACGAGGATGACGAGGACGACGATAGCTGGAGCTTCATCGTGCTCCTCAACCTGGTCCTCGGCGGCACGGCGCGCCTGAACGTGCTCCTCCCGACCGCCACGATCCTCGCCTTCGCCATCTTCGCCCCTCTCCTCACCGACGACGGCAAGTGCACCCGGCTGAACCGCATCCTGACCGCGGCCTTCGTGGTCCTCTGCGCCGCGTCCTGCGTCTTCTTCACGCTCACCGACAGCTTCCGCTCCGCCTCGGGCCGCCTCCGGTACGGCGTCGCCACACCCACGGGCATCCGCACGTTCTGCGGCGGCCACCGGAGGAAGGGGCCGAGGGAGCCGGAGCGGTACAGGCTGCGGTGGTCGGACCTGTTCCACACGACGCTGGCGTTGGTGGCGTTCGTGACGTTCACCGCCTCGCACCACGACGTGGTCATGTGCTACTACCCCAGCGTGCCCCGGAAGGTCGTCAACACCGTGCCGCTCGTGATCGGCTTCGTGGTGAGCCTCCTCTTCGTGCTGTTCCCGTCCAGGAGGAGAGGCATCGGCTACCCTTTCCTGCTCCGCACCGATCTCGTGTACCTGCGCCGCTGA